From the Phyllobacterium zundukense genome, one window contains:
- a CDS encoding xanthine dehydrogenase family protein molybdopterin-binding subunit — MIPKLMQSLVLPVAKTQASRRQFMLGALAAGGGVAVGYHILASSPAAASDSAADGNKAAAFTPYLAIDSDGKVMVLSSQFEMGQGSYNGIATLVAEELDADWSSIDVRGVAGNVKAYGNVAFGGTIQGTGGSTSMVTSWERYRKAGAAARAMLVAAAASEWGVQPAEIIVENGVLTHPSGKTGGFGVFAAKAAAMPVPTDVKLKQPGDWKLIGNAKLKRFDSARKTNGTEHYTIDVKLPGMLTAVMIHPPMFGAKVKSFDAAAARSVKGVVDVVETPRGIAVVGEHMWAAIKGREAVKVVWDETAAEKRSTSELMSMYKDLAAKAPAAIARKDGNIDAGFAAAAKVIEASFEFPYLAHSAMEPLNAVARKNDDGTLEIWGGHQFPDVYQMLASQIVGTTPDKVRLHVMKTGGSFGRRAVFDGDVVVEAVHIAKAIGFRAPVKVQWTREDDMRAGRYRPSYVHKLKAGIDGDGKLVAWSDHVVGQSIMSKTAFEGMVQNGVDPTSVEGASNLPYAIPNQTVGLTTTEVGVPVLWWRSVGSTHTAFAAEAFIDEVAEAAGRDPIEYRLSMLEPQSRHAVVLKIAAEKAEWTKPLPKNRFRGVAVAESFGSVVAQIAEVSTDGSGSIKVERVIAAVDCGLAVNPDQVRAQVEGGIGFGLGAILGEEITLTAGKVDQGNFDVYSPLRIDAMPVVEVHILASTNPPSGIGEPGVPPIGPAVANAVYKALGKRIRVMPFTKTLNA, encoded by the coding sequence ATGATCCCGAAACTGATGCAATCCCTTGTCCTTCCCGTGGCAAAGACGCAGGCTTCCCGCCGGCAGTTCATGCTTGGCGCGCTCGCGGCGGGCGGCGGTGTCGCCGTCGGCTACCATATTCTGGCTTCATCACCCGCGGCCGCGAGCGACTCTGCGGCGGATGGGAACAAAGCGGCTGCCTTTACCCCATATTTGGCGATCGACAGTGACGGCAAGGTCATGGTTCTTTCGTCCCAGTTCGAAATGGGACAGGGCTCATACAACGGCATTGCGACGCTTGTTGCGGAAGAACTCGACGCTGATTGGTCGTCCATCGATGTCCGGGGTGTCGCCGGCAATGTGAAGGCCTACGGTAATGTCGCCTTCGGGGGCACGATTCAAGGAACGGGCGGGTCCACGTCCATGGTCACCTCCTGGGAGCGTTATCGAAAGGCGGGCGCGGCGGCGCGCGCCATGCTGGTGGCTGCCGCAGCATCCGAGTGGGGTGTCCAACCGGCCGAGATCATTGTCGAAAACGGCGTGCTAACGCATCCCTCCGGCAAAACCGGCGGCTTTGGTGTATTTGCTGCCAAAGCGGCGGCCATGCCAGTGCCGACCGATGTGAAACTCAAGCAGCCTGGTGATTGGAAGCTTATTGGCAACGCCAAGCTGAAGAGGTTCGACAGCGCCCGCAAAACGAATGGGACCGAACATTACACAATCGACGTCAAACTGCCCGGCATGCTGACGGCAGTAATGATCCACCCACCGATGTTCGGTGCCAAGGTTAAATCCTTCGATGCCGCCGCAGCGCGTTCCGTGAAGGGGGTCGTCGATGTCGTCGAGACGCCGCGGGGTATCGCGGTCGTCGGTGAGCATATGTGGGCCGCGATCAAGGGCCGCGAAGCCGTCAAGGTCGTCTGGGACGAGACAGCTGCTGAAAAACGCAGCACGTCGGAACTAATGTCGATGTATAAGGATCTCGCAGCAAAGGCCCCAGCGGCCATTGCGCGCAAGGACGGCAACATCGATGCCGGCTTCGCAGCAGCGGCAAAGGTCATCGAAGCGAGTTTCGAGTTTCCATATCTGGCGCATTCCGCGATGGAGCCGCTCAATGCCGTCGCGCGCAAGAATGATGACGGCACGCTGGAAATCTGGGGCGGCCATCAGTTCCCCGATGTGTATCAGATGCTTGCCAGCCAGATCGTGGGCACTACTCCGGACAAGGTGCGGTTGCATGTCATGAAAACCGGCGGCAGCTTCGGCCGGCGCGCCGTGTTCGACGGCGATGTGGTCGTCGAGGCGGTGCATATCGCCAAGGCTATCGGCTTCCGGGCGCCCGTGAAGGTGCAGTGGACCCGCGAGGACGATATGCGCGCCGGCCGATATCGCCCCTCCTACGTGCACAAGCTGAAGGCCGGGATTGATGGTGACGGAAAGCTCGTGGCTTGGAGCGATCACGTAGTCGGTCAATCCATCATGTCGAAGACGGCCTTTGAAGGGATGGTTCAGAATGGCGTCGACCCGACTTCGGTCGAAGGGGCGAGCAATCTGCCTTACGCGATTCCAAACCAAACGGTCGGCCTGACGACTACTGAAGTGGGGGTTCCGGTTCTGTGGTGGCGCTCCGTGGGTTCGACGCATACCGCATTTGCTGCGGAAGCCTTCATTGACGAAGTAGCCGAAGCTGCAGGGCGTGACCCGATCGAATACCGCCTTTCGATGCTCGAGCCGCAATCGCGCCACGCCGTCGTCCTCAAGATCGCAGCGGAAAAGGCCGAATGGACAAAGCCGCTACCGAAGAACCGTTTCCGCGGTGTCGCCGTGGCGGAAAGTTTTGGGTCGGTCGTTGCGCAGATTGCGGAAGTTTCGACCGATGGCAGTGGCAGCATCAAGGTCGAACGCGTCATTGCCGCGGTCGACTGCGGCTTGGCGGTCAACCCGGATCAGGTCCGCGCCCAGGTCGAGGGCGGCATCGGTTTTGGTTTGGGCGCCATTCTGGGCGAGGAAATCACCCTGACGGCAGGCAAAGTCGATCAGGGCAACTTCGATGTGTACTCGCCTCTACGGATCGATGCGATGCCGGTGGTGGAGGTTCATATCCTTGCCTCCACCAATCCGCCGTCGGGTATAGGCGAGCCGGGCGTTCCACCGATTGGCCCTGCGGTTGCCAATGCTGTCTACAAGGCGCTGGGCAAACGGATCCGTGTCATGCCATTCACCAAGACACTTAATGCATGA
- a CDS encoding general stress protein, whose protein sequence is MQTITGLYDNYDDARAVVNTLEDAGISSANISIVGRDSKTGETYAGEGAATGAGLGAVVGGAGGLLAGLGMLAIPGVGPVVAAGWLVSTVAGAAAGAVAGGAAGGIIGSLTDTGVDEDQAHVYAEGLRRGSTLVSVRVDEDQADLARAIINESTPVDIEARRAMYREEGWERFDETSPGFTDDEVAKERKRLREYRQQMP, encoded by the coding sequence ATGCAAACGATAACAGGACTCTATGATAATTATGATGACGCCCGCGCTGTCGTCAACACGCTTGAGGATGCGGGCATTTCTTCGGCCAATATCAGTATCGTCGGCCGCGACAGCAAGACCGGCGAAACCTACGCCGGCGAGGGCGCGGCCACGGGAGCAGGCCTCGGAGCCGTGGTCGGAGGCGCAGGCGGACTCCTTGCTGGACTCGGGATGCTTGCCATTCCAGGTGTGGGTCCGGTCGTGGCGGCAGGATGGCTCGTCTCCACTGTTGCGGGAGCGGCAGCTGGCGCGGTGGCGGGCGGTGCCGCGGGCGGCATCATCGGCTCACTCACCGACACCGGCGTCGATGAGGATCAAGCTCACGTTTATGCCGAAGGGCTCCGCCGTGGCAGCACGTTGGTATCGGTCCGCGTCGACGAGGACCAAGCAGACCTTGCGCGTGCCATCATTAACGAGAGCACACCCGTGGATATTGAAGCGCGTCGCGCCATGTATCGCGAGGAGGGCTGGGAGCGTTTTGATGAAACCAGCCCCGGGTTCACGGACGACGAAGTTGCCAAGGAGCGGAAGCGTTTGCGCGAATACCGTCAGCAGATGCCTTAA
- a CDS encoding DUF3606 domain-containing protein: MSDDKSKTDSHDRAQVSASQVYELQYLMTKYDLSRNRALELIAKHGGSRKKIETELST, from the coding sequence ATGTCAGACGACAAATCCAAGACGGATAGCCATGACCGCGCTCAGGTTTCAGCGAGCCAAGTCTACGAACTTCAATATCTCATGACGAAATACGATCTAAGCAGAAACCGGGCGCTAGAGTTAATCGCAAAGCATGGGGGCAGTCGTAAGAAGATCGAAACCGAACTCTCAACTTGA
- a CDS encoding NAD-dependent epimerase/dehydratase family protein, which yields MLNVLVVGGTGFLGGAVADAALAAGHAVTVFTRGQTVNTPVSADIEMLIGDRHRDLSALQSRTFDLVVDTCAFAPDAVAGLLDALSPAIGHYALVSSVSAYRDFSVPGIMEGSHSSRATLEQLGFARSLPLEQRSSAASYGMAYGSLKRECELVAIDRLGDRAVIHRAGLLVGAGDYTDRLTYWTRRVDQGGLTAAPGDPQRLVQLIDVNDAARFIVEGAARGLSGVFNLTGRPFPMNALLESCRRVAKSDARFIWCSDEAILAAGLEPWSEVPLWLPYSNEAFRYFLEISVEKAFANGLHMRPLDETLVQILTWDRGRRSVPLKAGMPPEKEAALLATDVEHLPV from the coding sequence ATGTTGAATGTACTTGTGGTTGGTGGAACGGGATTTTTGGGCGGAGCGGTTGCTGACGCCGCGCTGGCGGCGGGCCATGCGGTCACTGTCTTCACCCGGGGTCAGACCGTGAATACGCCGGTTTCTGCTGATATTGAGATGCTGATCGGCGACCGGCACCGCGACCTCTCGGCGCTCCAAAGTCGCACCTTTGATCTTGTGGTCGATACCTGCGCTTTCGCGCCCGATGCGGTGGCGGGTTTGCTCGATGCTCTGTCGCCAGCGATCGGCCATTATGCGCTTGTGTCGAGCGTCTCGGCTTACAGAGATTTCTCAGTGCCAGGCATCATGGAAGGATCGCATTCGAGCCGCGCGACCCTTGAGCAGTTGGGATTCGCTCGATCGCTGCCCCTGGAGCAACGCTCCAGCGCCGCATCATACGGCATGGCCTATGGGTCACTGAAACGCGAATGTGAACTTGTCGCTATCGATCGTCTCGGCGACCGCGCAGTAATCCACCGGGCTGGCCTCCTTGTTGGAGCGGGCGATTACACGGATCGCCTGACCTACTGGACGCGTCGTGTGGATCAAGGTGGGCTCACCGCGGCTCCCGGAGATCCTCAACGCCTCGTGCAACTCATCGACGTGAACGATGCCGCGCGCTTTATCGTCGAGGGTGCGGCGCGAGGACTGAGCGGGGTGTTCAATCTCACGGGCCGTCCCTTCCCTATGAACGCCCTCTTGGAGTCATGTCGCCGCGTAGCGAAATCGGATGCGCGTTTCATTTGGTGTTCGGACGAAGCGATCCTGGCAGCCGGTCTTGAACCCTGGAGCGAGGTTCCACTCTGGCTGCCGTATTCCAACGAGGCGTTCCGGTATTTTTTGGAGATCAGCGTCGAAAAGGCTTTTGCGAACGGGCTCCACATGCGACCGCTGGATGAAACACTTGTGCAGATCCTGACTTGGGACCGTGGGCGCCGTTCGGTGCCACTGAAGGCCGGAATGCCACCGGAGAAGGAGGCTGCTCTCTTGGCAACGGACGTGGAACATCTACCCGTCTGA
- a CDS encoding AraC family transcriptional regulator → MERILPHGEKLQAQTTPIRLRILDVLSQLPWDGISFKHEIPGLSLYRVVEPAGPFFTLYEPSLSLIIKGSKRVSVGDETLVYDESCFFLTTIGLPMTGQICEASEAEPYVAAMLRLNLEALRRLIANHDLHATHTSDRDRGVAVGRATPELFDAFWRLISLVNSPNDIPYMANHIQNEIFYRLLTGEQGARLRRFALAGTNSNRVAKAVAWLKENYTMPLRVDELAEMANMGVSTLHHHFRAMTAMSPLQFQKHLRLHHARELMLSGSLDAATAALRVGYESPTQFSREYRRMFGHPPLRDVKAILNSDDSTRRGSVG, encoded by the coding sequence ATGGAGAGAATTTTGCCCCACGGAGAAAAACTTCAGGCTCAAACAACCCCAATACGCTTACGGATTCTTGATGTGCTGTCGCAATTGCCGTGGGACGGCATCAGTTTCAAGCACGAAATACCGGGTCTTTCGCTTTATCGCGTCGTTGAGCCCGCCGGGCCCTTTTTCACTTTGTATGAGCCCAGTCTCTCGTTAATCATCAAGGGAAGCAAGCGTGTCAGTGTCGGTGACGAAACGCTTGTCTACGATGAATCATGCTTCTTCCTCACCACGATTGGTCTGCCAATGACGGGCCAGATCTGTGAGGCGAGTGAGGCGGAGCCGTATGTGGCTGCCATGTTGCGCCTAAACCTTGAGGCGCTTCGGCGTCTAATTGCCAACCACGACTTGCACGCGACGCATACATCCGACCGCGACCGCGGCGTAGCAGTGGGTCGGGCCACTCCGGAACTGTTCGATGCCTTCTGGCGATTGATCTCGCTCGTAAATTCGCCGAACGATATTCCTTACATGGCAAACCATATTCAAAATGAAATTTTCTACCGGCTCCTCACTGGCGAACAGGGTGCCCGGCTGCGCCGCTTTGCGCTAGCAGGAACGAACAGTAACCGCGTGGCAAAGGCGGTTGCCTGGCTGAAGGAGAACTACACCATGCCCCTTCGTGTCGATGAGTTGGCGGAGATGGCAAACATGGGGGTTTCCACGCTGCACCATCATTTCCGTGCAATGACGGCCATGAGCCCACTACAATTCCAGAAGCATCTGCGGTTGCATCATGCGCGGGAACTGATGCTTTCCGGATCCCTCGATGCAGCGACTGCCGCGCTCAGGGTCGGCTATGAGAGTCCGACGCAGTTCAGCCGGGAATATCGCCGCATGTTCGGTCATCCTCCACTGCGTGACGTCAAGGCCATCCTGAATTCGGACGACTCAACCAGACGCGGCTCCGTCGGTTAG
- a CDS encoding DUF427 domain-containing protein — protein sequence MVIASTDHAFEPQEPGHPPVLYIPFDDIYFVHLERIESSTESPRKGTASYWRVRGQGDAADGAKWSYEDPKPDAAAIREHGEV from the coding sequence GTGGTCATCGCATCCACGGATCATGCCTTCGAACCGCAGGAACCAGGCCATCCACCTGTCCTCTATATCCCGTTCGATGACATCTATTTTGTTCATCTGGAAAGGATTGAGTCCAGTACGGAATCTCCGCGAAAGGGCACTGCTTCCTATTGGCGGGTCAGAGGTCAAGGCGATGCGGCCGACGGTGCCAAGTGGTCGTACGAAGATCCCAAGCCAGACGCTGCTGCAATCCGCGAGCACGGGGAGGTTTGA
- a CDS encoding DUF421 domain-containing protein translates to MEESVQAFDIKRMLIGDLPILFLVEIFVRTTVIYAYALTLIRWLGSRIVGQLSMVEFFIVIALGSAVGDPMFYHDVPMIHSMLVITVIVLFNRALDFFVFKSAKAADIIEGKTVELVRNGIIQHQTAGDLNISNQELFQLLRGKGVENLGDVRAAYFEPDGTVSVFKREASENEAGLQIVPPWDLAPPKTLSAGQKVNVGQISCKQCGYTEMSSADQTLMECPNCSSPNWIISR, encoded by the coding sequence ATGGAAGAATCAGTTCAAGCGTTTGATATCAAGCGGATGCTTATTGGAGACCTTCCAATATTATTCCTTGTGGAGATTTTCGTTCGGACGACAGTAATTTATGCGTACGCACTCACGCTGATACGTTGGTTGGGGAGCCGCATCGTGGGTCAGTTGTCTATGGTTGAATTCTTCATTGTCATTGCCCTCGGTTCTGCTGTCGGCGATCCAATGTTCTATCACGACGTACCGATGATCCATTCCATGCTCGTCATTACGGTGATCGTGCTTTTCAACCGCGCTCTTGACTTTTTCGTTTTCAAAAGCGCTAAAGCGGCGGACATCATTGAAGGCAAGACCGTCGAGCTGGTACGAAACGGCATCATCCAGCATCAAACGGCAGGTGACCTTAACATAAGCAATCAGGAGCTTTTTCAGCTGCTGCGTGGCAAGGGCGTTGAAAATCTCGGTGATGTACGGGCGGCATACTTCGAACCCGATGGCACTGTGAGCGTATTTAAACGAGAGGCAAGCGAGAATGAAGCTGGACTGCAGATTGTTCCGCCTTGGGATTTGGCGCCGCCAAAAACATTGAGCGCAGGGCAAAAGGTAAATGTGGGCCAAATTTCGTGCAAGCAATGCGGCTACACAGAGATGTCATCGGCTGATCAGACGCTTATGGAATGTCCTAACTGCTCTTCTCCAAATTGGATCATAAGTCGATAA
- a CDS encoding MBL fold metallo-hydrolase → MFTRRAIMKTTLAAGATAVFAPAGLGHAAGGLTWKHFPAGQNGFFRAPVMVSGATEAVLIDGGFTLPDGTAVAEVIKVAGKKLTTIYISQSDPDYYFSLGPIKAAFPDAKVIAAPATVAAIKDSVEKKLAVWGPQLKENGPQTLADVVIPEAFDDKILTVDGETIEIVDAEGMPNRRYLSVPSVNAVFGGVMIFNGVHVWTADTNSAELRTAWVANLEKIAARKPAVVVAGHMMPDAKTDLSGVEHTISYLKAFEEELAKAKDSAALKAAMEARFPGLGMGVALDIGSKVATGEMKWG, encoded by the coding sequence ATGTTTACAAGGAGAGCCATCATGAAAACTACTCTCGCCGCAGGCGCCACCGCCGTCTTTGCTCCCGCTGGCCTTGGCCATGCCGCCGGAGGCCTTACCTGGAAGCACTTTCCCGCTGGGCAGAACGGCTTTTTCCGTGCACCCGTTATGGTCTCCGGCGCGACGGAAGCCGTGCTGATAGATGGCGGCTTCACGCTCCCCGACGGCACGGCCGTCGCCGAAGTGATCAAGGTTGCGGGCAAGAAGCTCACAACGATCTACATCAGCCAGTCCGATCCTGATTACTACTTCAGCCTCGGTCCGATCAAGGCTGCCTTCCCGGATGCCAAGGTGATTGCCGCGCCTGCGACGGTTGCCGCCATCAAGGACAGTGTCGAGAAGAAGCTGGCCGTTTGGGGTCCGCAGCTCAAGGAAAATGGCCCGCAGACGCTTGCCGATGTCGTCATTCCCGAAGCCTTCGACGACAAGATACTGACGGTTGACGGCGAAACGATCGAGATCGTCGACGCGGAAGGCATGCCCAATCGGCGCTATCTCTCCGTCCCGTCCGTGAATGCAGTGTTCGGCGGCGTGATGATCTTCAACGGGGTTCATGTCTGGACGGCAGACACCAACAGTGCCGAACTCCGCACTGCCTGGGTCGCCAATCTCGAAAAAATCGCGGCACGTAAGCCAGCGGTCGTCGTGGCGGGACACATGATGCCCGATGCCAAGACCGATCTCTCGGGTGTGGAGCATACTATCAGTTACCTGAAGGCCTTCGAGGAAGAATTGGCCAAGGCAAAGGATTCCGCTGCACTCAAGGCCGCAATGGAAGCACGCTTCCCAGGTCTCGGCATGGGCGTCGCGCTCGACATCGGCTCCAAGGTCGCCACCGGCGAAATGAAGTGGGGCTGA
- a CDS encoding LysR family transcriptional regulator: MQEATNLNRLAYFVAVVDAGSFTRAAEYLGITKAVVSQQVARLEQEVGTTLLMRTTRRLQPTEAGRMFHARCVLILREAEDALGELAHARTEPKGLLRITAPYDYGTSVVVPLVTAFTTRYSDCKVELNLSDKMIDLIADNMDIAIRVGWLADSSLQARRIGSFRQFLVGPPQLADKIAELNDPADLPSLRFVANNALREPLEWTFTRGCDRETRTVRFKADIAINATPAVMEAVKQGGGLSVLPDFLATADVSNGRLIHILPEWHLPSGGVYTVYPAARFRPPKVSAFVDMLTDALKR, translated from the coding sequence ATGCAGGAAGCAACAAATCTCAATCGACTCGCCTATTTTGTCGCCGTCGTCGATGCGGGATCCTTCACCCGGGCAGCCGAGTATCTCGGCATCACCAAGGCGGTCGTCAGCCAGCAGGTAGCAAGGCTTGAACAGGAGGTCGGTACAACATTGCTAATGCGCACGACGCGGCGGCTCCAGCCGACCGAGGCGGGGCGCATGTTTCACGCCCGATGCGTATTGATCCTACGCGAGGCCGAGGATGCCTTGGGAGAGCTGGCTCACGCCAGGACCGAACCTAAAGGTCTGCTGAGGATCACAGCACCCTATGACTATGGCACCTCAGTCGTCGTGCCTTTGGTCACCGCTTTCACGACCCGTTATTCGGATTGTAAGGTAGAGCTTAACCTGAGCGACAAAATGATTGATCTGATCGCCGACAACATGGACATCGCCATTCGCGTCGGCTGGTTGGCTGACTCAAGCCTGCAGGCACGGCGGATCGGCTCGTTTCGACAGTTCCTGGTAGGACCGCCTCAGCTCGCCGACAAAATAGCCGAATTAAACGATCCCGCCGACTTGCCGTCCCTGCGCTTTGTCGCCAACAACGCGCTGCGAGAGCCTTTGGAATGGACGTTCACACGCGGCTGCGATAGAGAGACACGGACCGTGCGTTTCAAGGCGGACATCGCGATTAATGCTACGCCAGCGGTTATGGAAGCGGTCAAGCAAGGCGGCGGATTGTCGGTCTTGCCGGATTTCCTCGCGACCGCCGACGTGTCAAACGGACGCTTGATTCATATCCTACCTGAGTGGCATCTACCATCGGGCGGCGTCTACACGGTCTATCCGGCAGCGCGATTTCGTCCACCTAAAGTTTCAGCGTTTGTCGATATGCTGACAGACGCCCTTAAACGATAG
- a CDS encoding DUF1236 domain-containing protein — protein MKRILLITAAMMFAGAGQVVAQDTVIIEVPQPARDYVIAHPSDPVVIEGDVAVGTAIPEDIELVPIPDSPDYGYVYVDKRPIIVSRKDRKVLYLSE, from the coding sequence ATGAAACGAATATTGCTTATAACCGCCGCAATGATGTTTGCGGGTGCAGGTCAGGTGGTTGCACAAGATACGGTGATAATCGAAGTTCCCCAGCCGGCACGGGATTATGTGATCGCCCATCCATCTGACCCTGTCGTGATAGAAGGTGATGTGGCTGTAGGAACGGCGATACCGGAAGATATCGAACTCGTGCCGATCCCGGACAGTCCCGATTACGGCTATGTCTACGTCGATAAGCGGCCGATCATCGTGTCCAGAAAAGACCGAAAGGTCTTATATTTGTCCGAGTGA
- a CDS encoding CsbD family protein, whose translation MNWNQIEGNWEQFKGKVQEQWGKLTSDDLDVIEGNRKQLAGRLQERYGKSQEEIERDIDNWLARN comes from the coding sequence ATGAACTGGAACCAGATTGAGGGCAATTGGGAGCAATTCAAGGGTAAAGTACAGGAACAATGGGGAAAGCTAACGAGCGATGACCTGGACGTCATTGAAGGCAACCGGAAGCAGCTGGCAGGGCGACTTCAGGAACGATACGGGAAGTCGCAGGAGGAGATTGAACGAGACATCGACAATTGGCTCGCCCGAAATTAG
- a CDS encoding SDR family NAD(P)-dependent oxidoreductase — protein sequence MTNRSEEMTAVPRRQVLAGMLAAGTLAGQNFVTSASAAAETPGALAGKVVIVTGATSGIGAATVAAFARAGARVGFNGRREAFGRQVEAEIRVAGGDAVYLRSDVRDAGQVERFVSDVVKRYGGIDVAFNNAGIDLPPAPIADTDIAGFDDQIATNLRGVFVSMKYEMPHLVRSKGAMINMASIGGRHAFPNIVAYGASKAAVIHMTRAAAQEYGHNVRINAIAPGPIESPMLERVRRDWNVTTEQLVAPYPMRRVGTPDEVAALVLFLAGNQSSYLSGHVIGLDGGDLP from the coding sequence ATGACAAACAGGTCTGAGGAAATGACAGCGGTTCCGCGGCGGCAGGTTCTAGCGGGCATGCTTGCCGCAGGTACACTAGCCGGGCAGAATTTCGTAACATCAGCGTCGGCGGCCGCGGAGACACCGGGCGCGTTGGCAGGCAAGGTGGTAATCGTCACGGGTGCCACTTCCGGCATTGGAGCCGCGACGGTAGCGGCTTTCGCCCGTGCGGGCGCTCGGGTCGGCTTTAATGGACGACGCGAGGCGTTCGGTCGCCAGGTGGAAGCAGAGATACGCGTAGCGGGCGGCGACGCCGTCTACCTTAGATCGGACGTGCGCGACGCCGGGCAGGTGGAGCGTTTCGTATCTGACGTGGTCAAACGCTATGGCGGTATCGATGTCGCCTTCAACAATGCAGGGATCGATTTGCCGCCAGCGCCAATCGCCGATACGGACATCGCCGGTTTCGACGACCAGATCGCGACGAATCTGCGCGGAGTATTTGTCTCAATGAAATACGAGATGCCGCATCTGGTGCGCTCGAAGGGAGCCATGATCAACATGGCGTCCATTGGCGGTCGCCATGCTTTCCCTAATATTGTTGCCTATGGCGCCTCGAAAGCCGCTGTCATTCACATGACACGCGCAGCCGCACAGGAGTATGGCCACAACGTCCGTATCAATGCAATCGCGCCAGGCCCGATCGAGAGCCCGATGCTTGAGCGAGTGCGCCGGGACTGGAATGTTACAACCGAACAGCTGGTTGCACCCTATCCGATGCGCCGGGTGGGTACGCCGGATGAAGTTGCAGCGTTGGTGCTGTTTCTCGCTGGCAATCAAAGTTCGTATCTGAGTGGACATGTGATCGGCCTTGACGGCGGCGATCTTCCGTAA
- a CDS encoding (2Fe-2S)-binding protein, producing MVTLTINGNEHKVEAEADMPLLWAIRDLVGLTGTKFGCGMAQCGACTVLLDGAPVRSCQTFVGDIGNAKVTTIEGLTGKVAETVQTVWADLDVPQCGYCQSGQIMSATDLLTNNPKPTDDDIDAAMTGNLCRCATYHRIRAGIHEAAKRLEA from the coding sequence ATGGTGACTTTGACGATCAACGGCAACGAACATAAAGTCGAGGCCGAGGCGGATATGCCACTTCTCTGGGCGATCCGCGACCTCGTCGGATTGACGGGAACGAAATTCGGTTGCGGCATGGCGCAATGCGGCGCCTGCACCGTCCTTCTGGACGGAGCGCCAGTGCGTTCCTGCCAGACGTTCGTCGGCGATATAGGCAATGCGAAAGTGACAACCATCGAGGGGCTCACAGGCAAGGTGGCGGAGACCGTGCAGACGGTCTGGGCCGATCTCGATGTGCCGCAATGCGGTTACTGTCAGTCCGGCCAGATCATGTCGGCGACCGATCTCCTCACGAATAATCCAAAGCCCACCGATGATGATATCGACGCCGCGATGACGGGCAATCTCTGTCGTTGCGCCACCTATCACCGAATCCGTGCCGGGATTCACGAAGCTGCCAAGCGTTTGGAGGCCTGA